The DNA region AAAGGCTGTGACTTGAGCAGATGCGCGGCTTTCTGTGTTTAATTGAAAGGCTCTTTCAGTCGTGGACGCCCGCCGGGGTGCTTTCTCCTCTTTCCAGTGTCGCTGCCACGGTGGATCGCTAGTCTGCGCGTTTTCCATCCATTCTTCTCTCTACCCGTTGAAATGGGCTCCGTCGGACCAAGCCACGTTCCCCTGGATTTTAAGAAGAAAAACTGCACCTCGGCCGGAAAAAGGCGCAGATGTTTCCATTTTTCAGGCTCTCGGGGATTCTCCGGTTCATGTCCGTGTATTCGCGTTCGGGGAAGCCTTTATGCGTTCCTTTCCCTTCTTCAAGCTGCCAGAACCACGGTGCGGTTCTCCTACCGCACTGTGGCTCTCCAAGCCCTGCACCTTTGTTACACAGTACGCATGCGCAAAGGTTGCCCTCCCTAGATGTAGGGAAtattgatgttgttgtttgacaTTTGATTTTAAGATATATTTTCTGACGAAATTTTGTCATTGTGTTGTAATTCCTTGTGCATTCATAAAGTTGTGGACATTATACATACACTGACCTCACCACAGCAGGTTAATATAATACCTGATAATGATTTGACCAGCCTtgaattaatattaaaaatgtattcaaaTTACTCAAGTGTATTTTTATTGGATAAAGTATGTTAAAAGTCTGACAAAGAGGGATTGTAGTGCTGTAGACTGTCGGCTTATACTGTGTCTATGGTCCCTCGAACCTCATTTCCCATCGTGCAATGTAAAATTGCGTCATCAGCCTGCGCGTTTTGTTTGGAGGGTTTGACGCCTTGTGAGTATTTGCAATGCTGTCAACTtatttaaaataagggagaCTGTACGTATTTAAATCGGCATTTGGACGATATATGATTTGAGATGTTTATTGTCAGAATACATCAAAATGCTAAATCCATCGACTTGTTTGCATTAGCGGCCAGTAGCTAACGTTAGCGTTTTACAGTAGTTCTATAACGGCAGTTTACAGAAGGAATCAGATGGAAACCTTCGTAAATACACTGTGCAATCTTAAACAAAGAATGTTTCCTGGCGTCCGGAGAAGTTGATGTTAAGTTTACACTTCTCTTCACAGATTATTAATCTACAAAATGTTTATGCCCAGAGCTCTGAAAGTCAAGAGAGCTGCCGAGGGCTCAGGACAAGTTCTAAAGAAGAAACCTAGGGCTTATCAAGAGGAGAACCATGATGAATGTAGCTCAGAAACATCTGTAGAGAAGAACCAATTGCATGAAGATGTCAGAACACAGAATGAGACgacaccagcagctggaggctcgGCGGATGTGACAGAGGACTCGGTGCTTGAAGATGGATGCAAGTCTGCCTCAGGGTCTTCAGACGAAGAGGAGGAACCTGTTAAATCATACAGAAAGAACCAGAGATGGCCCGAGCCAGGGGAgcctgtctgtgtgatgtgCGGACGTTATGGAGAGTATATCTGTGATGCCACTGACAATGATGTGTGCAGCCTTGAATGCAAAGCTAAACATTTGGCTCAAATGGGTTTGGGGACCGGGGAGGATGTGTTTAACCGTAAAGACAAAAATGGAGCTGACAGGACTGAACATCACCAGCCAGCTCCTGACACTGGTGGAGTAGGTGGGAGTGAGGCTGGTTATAGCTATAGGGAAGACCCATTCATATCAAGCCTTACAGATGAACAGGTCCAGCGGATTAAACAAGAGCTGGGAATCGAAACCCAGGGAAGAGATATCAGGAGACCCATTGTGGAGTTTGAGCACTGTGGCTTTCCTGCCACACTGAGTCGGAACCTGAAGAAGGCTGGCTACGAGGCACCCACGCCGGTCCAGATGCAGATGGTGCCCGTTGGTCTCAGTGGCAGGGATGTGATTGCCAGTGCTGACACAGGCTCAGGGAAGACGGTTGCCTTCATGCTGCCAGTGGTAGTGGGAGCACTTAAGGTACAAGCACCTGACATACATATTTGTTCTAAAAATCTTATTTTGATCCTATTTTATATGAATTTCTGCCTTACATGTCTCCTAACTGCAGTGAAATATTACAACTCCTAGCTACATAAATTTGTATTGTGTCACTGATGTCCTGGAGTCGTTAAATGAGTAACTGTAACCTAAATTGATGTCTTCCAAGCATTAAGATGTTGTACGTTTTTCCAGACAGCGGTGCGGACTGTGTGCAGCCCCCTGGCGCTGATCTTGACCCCCACCAGGGAGCTGGCCATTCAGATAGAGAGACAGGCCAAGGAACTGGTGATGGGCCTCCCCAACATGAGAACGGCCCTGCTGGTGGGCGGCATGCCacttcctcagcagctgcataGGCTCAAAAGCAGCATCAAAGTACAGTACTGTTGCAAAAGTCTGTCAGCTGCAACATCATCTTATACAATGAATTATCTCTTATCATATTCTGTTATTTCATTTTAGATTGTCATAGCCACTCCTGGACGACTTCTGGAGATTCTGAGGCAAAAAGCGGTGCAGCTGAACAAAGTGAAGGTTGTGGTGGTTGATGAGGTACGGCAAACACAGTACATACCTGTTGAAATTATTACCTATACAGTAAGGTTTTGATTTTACACATTCCTCAGTGTTTAAACAATACAGCTCTGAAATTAGGAAATACCTGGAACCATCATGTCTGTAATGCATTTTGTAGGTCGACACCATGCTGAAGATGGGCTTCCAGCAGCAGGTGCTTGAAGTTCTGGAGCATGTGCCCAAAGAACACCAGACTCTGCTGGCATCGGCCACTATCCCAACAGGGACGGAGGAGCTCGCTGCTCGGTTGGTGCAGGACCCCGTTCGCATTGCTATTGGCGAAAAGAACCAGCCCTGTGCCAATGTCAGACAGATCCTTCTTTGGGTAGAGGAACCctccaagaagaagaaattatTCGAGATTCTCAATGTAGGTTACGAACCTGTTCTGCGTGATGAGTGTAAAACGATTCAGAGAGTGCTTTGCTCGACAAACATTTTCTAGACAGTCATGTTAATTTACAGGTGACTTATCACACAGTCTCAACAAAAGTTGGcatcttgtttgtttgattgtttaacGATGGGAATTCCTTGAGCTACAAAGACCCGTCTCCCCACGACACCATATTTAGACAGCCATTGCTGCAGCCTTGGCCCCTGTCTGGAGGACATGGGTGGGCCCCCAGTCATGGCCCCACTCCAGGAATCTCAGCAATGACTTGTACCATTTTATACATGTTAGACCACCGTGTCGGCAACAGGAGCTACCTTTCTTTAAAGAGGGG from Betta splendens chromosome 4, fBetSpl5.4, whole genome shotgun sequence includes:
- the ddx59 gene encoding probable ATP-dependent RNA helicase DDX59, which translates into the protein MFMPRALKVKRAAEGSGQVLKKKPRAYQEENHDECSSETSVEKNQLHEDVRTQNETTPAAGGSADVTEDSVLEDGCKSASGSSDEEEEPVKSYRKNQRWPEPGEPVCVMCGRYGEYICDATDNDVCSLECKAKHLAQMGLGTGEDVFNRKDKNGADRTEHHQPAPDTGGVGGSEAGYSYREDPFISSLTDEQVQRIKQELGIETQGRDIRRPIVEFEHCGFPATLSRNLKKAGYEAPTPVQMQMVPVGLSGRDVIASADTGSGKTVAFMLPVVVGALKTAVRTVCSPLALILTPTRELAIQIERQAKELVMGLPNMRTALLVGGMPLPQQLHRLKSSIKIVIATPGRLLEILRQKAVQLNKVKVVVVDEVDTMLKMGFQQQVLEVLEHVPKEHQTLLASATIPTGTEELAARLVQDPVRIAIGEKNQPCANVRQILLWVEEPSKKKKLFEILNDSKLYQPPVVVFVDCKLGADLLCEAVSKVTGLNTVAIHSDKSQWERNRILRGLLDGDFEVVISTGVLGRGLDLVNVRLVVNFDMSNTMDEYVHQVGRAGRLGHRGTAITFLNNNNKRLFLEVVNRVKPTGSIMPPQLLNSPHLHEQQRRARQRAKLGPEDTLVTKNNLIDIIKKHDRSKK